Genomic segment of Arachis hypogaea cultivar Tifrunner chromosome 16, arahy.Tifrunner.gnm2.J5K5, whole genome shotgun sequence:
CCAAATGACCAACAGAACACAAACTAGGGATGACTGGTTTTCAGCCTTTGATTGGTTTGGTTCATATCTTAACCTCATATACTGACTGCTAGATTTATGTTTGAAATTGTATTCAGAAACTTATTTGGTTGCACTTCTACAATAAACAGTTTGTTTTTATCCTCTTTGATTATGCAatcattttaaaacaaattatcTTTTGGTCAACTTGATGAACACGAGGAAGAGAACTACATGTGATTTAGCATACATAATTTCGCATCTACAGATAATAAATAACAATACAAGGtgcaattatttattatttattggaACCTAAGACTAACTGCCCTTGTATACACAGCCATTTGAAAGATTGACGAGAACAAGACAAGCTCTTGGaattaaaaactttttcttttttgggggagggggagggggagggaatCAGGAGCACataaaaatgaaagaaatgaaAAACAAGGACCTTTTGTAACACACAAGGTCCCAATCATATACCTTAACATTCCAGTTCTTATCCACCAAAAGATTCGGAGACTTGAGATCTCTGTGAACAATTGTAGGTGTGCTGGTATGTAAGCAATTCATGCCTCTGGCCTGGAAATTGGAAAGTCATAAACTTATAAATTCAATAATGTACATGTTGGTCAACAAGGAAGAAGAGTAGCCTGTTTTGTACCACATCCAGAGCCATCTTAATCCTTTGTTTCTCGTCAATCTGACAGTTAGGATTATGAAGTATTCGATACAAGCTTCCTCTGTAAAATGTAACATCAATGTGAATTTTGGATATGAAATTAGTAACATAAAGTTGAAGCAAATGTTTGGCCAACATACCAACAGTGCTCAAGTAGCAGCAGTTATCATTTATCAATCGTGGGCAATTTATAACAATAGAAAGGTGAAAAATACAACAGTATGGACGCAAAATGTGTACAAATATACCTGGGAAGAAACTCTGTAATGATTGAAAGATTGGGAGGACGTGTAACAGCACCAATGAAAAGAACAACATTTGGATGACGCAGTCTACGCATTATCCGTACCTTACAGCAAAAGGTAGAAGTTAatatttcaacaaaaaaaatgatgaaatacCATTACTTCATTCCAGTTGATTCTTTCATTTTTGGAAGCACCGTCTACTACACGTGAAGTTAAATATTTCTTTCCCTGATTCGAGATAAATCCTCCAATCAGTTTAAATTATCAAAGGGAGCAATAATTTAACTTTCATGTTTCCTGTATTTATATTCAATTACTTCTATGCTAATCATAATAGTGGACAAGTACAAAACGAAAAACTTGATGCTTACTTCTCTTTTGAATTCATTCAAGGCATCACCTGAAAAATCCTGCTCCAAAAACTTCTTCACAGCAACCTCCTGAAATTACAAAGATAAATTACCAGTTAGAAATTACGAAAACTCAAAAAAGTACAACTAGGATTTACTAatctagatttttaaaaataataataataataatatttcaatGCCTTTAACTAGTAGAATCAGTACGAACTCAATAAAATAGTTATAATGCAACAGGCCCATAAGCAGAGCAGACTAGAGGACTCAAGGATTACATAATAGAGATAGATACATAGTACACAGAAGCGAAGGAGATAAAGACACTCAATGGGCCAAATTTAGAGTTAGCTACATACTCCTTAGTTCTTAAACTGAGCGaaccaataaataaaatatgcacAGTTAGTAAGTTAGTAATATTATTGTTCTCACTGAATCATCAATTTCATTGATAACGATATATGACAGGATGAATGACAAGGAAAAGTTCCCAGACCAAAGACAATTATTTTAACTGTACACGCTCCAACTCCACTTGAACAGAGCTGGTCAGAAAGCGAATAACCATTTTGCAGTTCAATTTATAACAGTATTTCCAGTCACAGTAATACTCACCGTGCCATTCCAGTCAGCATGGTATACCTCACCATATGAACCTAATTGAAAGAAAGGGTGAAATCAGAAAGTTAATAATCAAGAGGCACATCTATCGACTTGGAAAGCTAAAACAGACCAAAAGCCTCCCTAACAATCAATTGACATTTCGTGCAACGGGTTAAACACATCAAATTATTAGCACAATTTGATATGTCAAAGGAGCACCCACAACCTTGGGACCGTGCTGGCATGAATAGATATAGACGACCATGTTAAAAGTAACATGATCACTTAAAAACCAGTACAAATTTATGCCAGATATGATATGCTATAAATAGTTGATTTACATATTTGTTGCAATAGTAAGATATTCCAACAAGATAAATACGAGTTCAGCATACCTAGACCAATTCTTTCTCCAATAACAAGATCCTCCCATGGAATCTCACATTCACTGACATCTACATCATCCAacatttgatcaaccctttttgTAATGGAGTCAACTGACAGGTTCTGACTCTCTAAATcccttaatttcatatttttcccCATGAACCTGTCATGTGTGGATTTCCTTGGGTCAAGTTGACCACTATAAATGTTTTCATGTTCTTTAACCACATCAACTTTGTCATTTGGAGAATATTCCATATCCCCTTTTTTACAATCAGTGTTTAGATCTTCAGCCATGTTAAGTTCACCTGCATAAGATGGAGAAACTGCACAAGTTCCTTGAGCCAATTTTTGGggatttctattattatttaagTTTGAACTATATGGTGGTTTGGAATCATTCAGTTCAATCTTAGAAGAACTACTAGAAGCTAATAAAGGTTGGCTATATTCATTAGGATCACAACTAAGGTTCCTAGGGACTTCATTATAAGCATAACGATTTGTCCATTTTGGTGGGATCGGTGGTCGACCAGTGACGGTATTGTTTCTTGTACTCTGAAGATCATGAGCTTTATTTGCTCCTGATTTGTTAAGCACAAAGGTCTTGCCAATTCCTTTTATCTGGAAAGGGTTAAGATCTGCAAAAAGGCTTTGAGAGTCATCAGGGCTATTCTGGCCATAGGGCACAATGTTGACATTTAATCTAGTCCTATCACCAGCCACATTTCCATGGGTCCCCTTGTATAGAGAAACTCCAGATAGTGGTGCAATATTTTCTGGTTGGTTAGGCATCAAACAATTAGGCATTTTGTAAGTTCCAACATCAGTGTCTCCATTCAAACGAAAGCTTGAAGCTGACTCGTCAAAACATGGTTTTTCATTCAGTGGAGGCAAAGCACTTCTCATAGCAAAATTTTTACTGCTACCTTCACCATGAGATAACATTGGTCTCGTGTTAGGATAATCAATTTCCTTAGTGGAAGGAAAACTTGGTAAGACCTTAGGATTGTAAGGTTTAAAGGAAggatcctttgaatttgaaatatcaaTTGGGATAAGTGTGCCAGGAGCAGCCATGAGATCAACCAAAAACTCCCTGAAGGGCGAAAATGAGATATCAGTATCATGGGTCAAAACAGTAATCCAAAATTTCTGGGCACAATTAAGGAGGTTTCCAATGCTGGCATCAGTCAAAACACCCAAACACATTAAAGAAGATAAACTACAAAAAACCATGAGCAAACAGACTTGCACACAAAGTAATAAGTTATCATTTatcaaaaactatatgaaaaataCAAGGATAGTAAAGCCATAACCTTTCATCCTCCAACTTTATAATGTTGACAGCATCATCCTCAACACCAGTATAATGACTGCCTTTAACCAGTCTACAAGGCATATTGATATTGTCAGCTATTACCTACGcccaaaaaacaaaaattacattGCACAACCGGTAAATAAGCAAAACAATAAATTGTAGGAAAATCTACATACTTAACCTTATTAGGATCGTCTAAAGTTTTAAACAACAACATAAAGAATAATTCTGATGATTATCAcaatgatcatgatgatgaaatTTAATTAGAATACCTATTCTCCAAACTCTGCATGCAAATTGAGAAAACTTTGCAATTAGATGAAAACTTTGGATCCAAAAGATTTGAAACTTGCAATAATGTTGGAGGTTATTGAACTTAGCCAGCCAAGAATTTAGTGATTAAATCTAAATTTGAAGTGATGAGCATTATTTGttccaaaatttaataaattcaagCCAAGGCAAGATTAGTGAAGAAAACTTACTTAGCATGGATGATCCAATTCCATAAGGCATAATTATTATcatcctttattagtttattagttcTTTCTTTAGCAGAATGATTTAATAGGTATTTCCTGGATCAGGTTCACTAAATTTCAATTATATTTGTTATGTAACCTGTTGCCTAGCTGCCACCTATTTATGCAGATTGTGTTGGATTAGAATAGCATCATATTATGGACTACAAGCATAGTGCTGACCTTGAAAAGCAAAGCACGATGTCTGGAGAGCCCAATATTTATGCACCCAAGAGGCAACATGATTGTGTGTAGAGATGTTCTTAACTCAGTACTTCTTTCTGTCCATCTTGCCAATATAGTACTAGCATCCTTTACAGGACCACCCATATGGCTTGTAACAAGTTCAGCAATCCTTTGTACCAAAATACCAAGCCCAGTGACAGGGCAGTCCAATGCAATACAATGTGCAATTTGCAACAGCTCTACAATAGCAGGATCAATTGTCCGATCAACTATGACAACTTCGAAGCCAGAGCTTTCAGGTTCTGCTTCAAGATCTCTCAGAGATGGCATCTTTCCTTGCATTGTTAAATCAGTATAAAGCCCATATACATCATAAAAACCATCAACCACTTTCTGTTCATAGTCAAGCACGCTGTATTCCTGATCAAATGAAAAGAAGATGCAAAATGGTTATCGGTGCACAATCAATAAAATACAAGTGGAAGCTCAGATATTCACAATTGAGATTTGAAATAGTGATCCACATCTACATTCTAATGGTTAAGGGTGTAATACACTTccgaaaaaagaaaaatcaagtttGATCTCACTGTTTGCTCGATCATTCCAAGCTCCTGGACTATGAATAGAGAGACATTAACATAAGTATGAAGATAATACAGGGCAAAATAATTTCTTTTCTTAAGATAAGATATTGTAGCTCCATTTACTAATTAAAGGCAATAAGAAAATTTCAGATTCTTTCAACTACTTTCTGCAGAAAACCAAAATTAACTGCAAATATGGTTGCTATTCCGTTAACCCCCTAGTCGCAAGTAAAATTCCGAATATAAGCCCTCTATGTACAATTCATTAGATTAACAATTAAATGAAGCTGCACTAATCAACTTTGTTACTGGGCAAAAAACCTCAATCGTTCCTTAATTTCAATTAGTCAATACTAAA
This window contains:
- the LOC112758226 gene encoding serine/threonine-protein kinase EDR1, with protein sequence MKNIFKKLHKGTSHDANRLNEASASNASSSLAVDHPLVQNSGASPATPSPASLSSSPSLAAATTPSSASTPEASAANRQDYFSSEEEFQVQLALAISASSNSDFRGDHEKDQIHAATLLSLGGRGIDSTRIDNGVAEALSRHYWEYSVLDYEQKVVDGFYDVYGLYTDLTMQGKMPSLRDLEAEPESSGFEVVIVDRTIDPAIVELLQIAHCIALDCPVTGLGILVQRIAELVTSHMGGPVKDASTILARWTERSTELRTSLHTIMLPLGCINIGLSRHRALLFKVIADNINMPCRLVKGSHYTGVEDDAVNIIKLEDEREFLVDLMAAPGTLIPIDISNSKDPSFKPYNPKVLPSFPSTKEIDYPNTRPMLSHGEGSSKNFAMRSALPPLNEKPCFDESASSFRLNGDTDVGTYKMPNCLMPNQPENIAPLSGVSLYKGTHGNVAGDRTRLNVNIVPYGQNSPDDSQSLFADLNPFQIKGIGKTFVLNKSGANKAHDLQSTRNNTVTGRPPIPPKWTNRYAYNEVPRNLSCDPNEYSQPLLASSSSSKIELNDSKPPYSSNLNNNRNPQKLAQGTCAVSPSYAGELNMAEDLNTDCKKGDMEYSPNDKVDVVKEHENIYSGQLDPRKSTHDRFMGKNMKLRDLESQNLSVDSITKRVDQMLDDVDVSECEIPWEDLVIGERIGLGSYGEVYHADWNGTEVAVKKFLEQDFSGDALNEFKREVRIMRRLRHPNVVLFIGAVTRPPNLSIITEFLPRGSLYRILHNPNCQIDEKQRIKMALDVARGMNCLHTSTPTIVHRDLKSPNLLVDKNWNVKVCDFGLSRLKHNTFLSSKSTGGTPEWMAPEVLRNEPSNEKCDVYSFGVILWELATLRLPWSEMNPMQVVGAVGFQNRRLDIPKEVDPIVARIIWECWQQDPNLRPSFAQLTTALKPLQRLVIPSQQDQDISVNSTP